Proteins encoded within one genomic window of Mesorhizobium sp. AR10:
- a CDS encoding cell envelope integrity protein TolA, with translation MTWPLAGPFVLPLEPDDPDFTIPHGSLQSSLRDTPEKNYIADGSGELTTIPAEPLSVTRTRQPSRKWKAAVVFSLVLHVAAAMAFLATGDEPVLIEGADQSVVMLLGNAPEDQSAAGDMTEAPPEATKVTLVTMLAPKPVETVEAQTVVATETTQPVETTEAEAPDTATLEPLREAPERPTSAPDRVDPVPDEPATATTVDPLPEILTADQLQTDDNSVRQRAVQAMTTVEATEAIPEKTAPVETFEKVPAETEPQPAPAEKKPQPLKPQSEKPKKAEPEKKPIKKAQKAEAQKNAEKASEKPSKKVRAGSGGQNEADAKRGVAEGETEGKTATRSQGGKSGVGNASVSNYPGKVAAKLRRAVRGIPRSARAKARNDVQVSFTVNANGGVGGIRVARSSGSPELDAAALAVVRRAAPFPPIPADAGRSSWAFALPLGLAR, from the coding sequence GTGACCTGGCCCCTGGCCGGGCCATTTGTTTTGCCGTTGGAGCCCGACGATCCCGATTTCACCATTCCGCACGGCTCGCTGCAGTCTTCGCTGCGCGACACGCCGGAGAAAAACTATATCGCGGACGGCAGCGGTGAACTGACCACGATACCGGCCGAACCCCTGAGCGTCACCCGGACGAGGCAGCCTAGCCGCAAATGGAAAGCCGCTGTCGTTTTCTCACTGGTCCTTCATGTGGCAGCGGCAATGGCCTTCCTTGCCACAGGCGATGAGCCCGTGCTGATCGAAGGTGCCGACCAGTCCGTCGTCATGTTGCTCGGCAACGCGCCCGAGGACCAGTCGGCGGCCGGCGACATGACAGAAGCCCCGCCGGAAGCGACCAAGGTGACGCTGGTCACCATGCTTGCCCCCAAGCCAGTGGAGACTGTGGAAGCGCAAACGGTCGTGGCGACGGAAACGACCCAGCCGGTCGAAACCACCGAAGCAGAAGCGCCGGACACGGCGACGCTGGAGCCTCTACGGGAAGCGCCGGAGCGGCCCACCTCCGCACCCGACCGCGTCGATCCTGTCCCTGACGAGCCGGCGACGGCGACCACCGTCGATCCCTTGCCCGAGATTTTGACGGCCGATCAGTTGCAGACGGACGACAATTCCGTCCGGCAGCGTGCGGTGCAGGCGATGACGACCGTCGAGGCAACCGAGGCAATTCCCGAGAAAACAGCACCCGTCGAAACCTTCGAAAAGGTCCCGGCCGAGACGGAGCCGCAACCGGCGCCCGCGGAAAAAAAGCCCCAGCCTTTGAAGCCCCAGTCTGAGAAACCCAAAAAAGCCGAGCCTGAGAAAAAGCCGATCAAAAAGGCGCAGAAGGCTGAAGCGCAGAAGAACGCCGAAAAGGCGAGTGAAAAGCCGAGCAAAAAGGTCAGGGCCGGCTCCGGCGGCCAGAATGAAGCCGACGCAAAGCGTGGTGTCGCCGAGGGCGAGACCGAAGGCAAGACGGCGACCAGAAGCCAGGGCGGCAAGTCGGGAGTTGGCAATGCTTCCGTGTCCAACTACCCCGGAAAAGTGGCCGCCAAACTGCGGCGCGCAGTGCGCGGCATTCCGCGCTCCGCGCGGGCCAAGGCACGCAACGACGTCCAGGTGAGCTTCACCGTCAATGCCAATGGCGGGGTCGGCGGCATCCGCGTCGCACGCAGTTCCGGCTCGCCTGAACTCGACGCGGCGGCACTCGCGGTCGTGCGCCGCGCGGCCCCCTTCCCACCCATCCCGGCGGATGCCGGCCGATCGAGCTGGGCGTTCGCCTTGCCGCTCGGCCTCGCGCGCTGA
- a CDS encoding TonB-dependent receptor domain-containing protein translates to MAALLSGAAVMVFVGMHGAKAQEAKTNEAEKKGRVTLLQRLVLGAGAEKIAINTPQAVTVLNQEDIDREQAETIGGLFKSVPGVTMVGSERVFGEAFNIRGIGSTENSADGSRIIVNVDGAQKFYEQYRMGSFFSDPELYKKVEVLRGPASSTLYGSGALGGVINFVTKDASDFLKEGKNNALRLKSSYETNGDGLLGSAIYARRLNDNMEFLATGNYRTSDEFTLGDGTELLGSDFKAWSGLVKGTARFGDNNEQAVRLSYQRWDSDADDQAYAQTGTQAVFGTVDRHVIDSTAILSYENPVSDNPWLDVKASISYSDTAVEQRNGTLLGSNIINADYGYRTWQANLQNTSEFTGESYENFLTYGVQVSHQDRTGVSQLVTGTGDAINTHPEGTDNKLGLFAQNEYVWNEKLTLIAGMRGDFVWRQPGEEAEALGNAADVNDQAWSPKIAALYKLNDNFGVFGSIAHTERLPTLDELYTWSKGVSLDLKKEKSNNYEVGFTTSGNDILQEGDALSLKTTGFYNDLDDLIQLTATGASRYFYNVGKARIYGVEIEGAYDSDYVFANLAYTGVKGENLTPGLNYGKPLSTIPAHKIVFSLGARVPDRDLEFGGRVTHAFEAPNSIQGTASSSATPSAIVVPADAWTTVDLFASWKPQSGQFEGWQAQFGINNIFNAYYRDAIALDYAKGRTFKLTLAKQLDW, encoded by the coding sequence ATGGCTGCTCTGCTGAGCGGAGCGGCGGTGATGGTGTTTGTTGGGATGCATGGCGCAAAAGCCCAGGAAGCCAAGACGAACGAAGCGGAAAAGAAGGGGCGCGTAACCCTGCTGCAGAGGCTCGTGCTGGGTGCGGGCGCCGAGAAGATCGCCATCAACACCCCGCAGGCGGTGACGGTTCTCAATCAGGAGGACATCGATCGCGAGCAAGCTGAGACGATCGGCGGGCTGTTCAAATCCGTACCGGGCGTAACCATGGTTGGCAGCGAACGTGTCTTTGGCGAAGCCTTCAACATTCGCGGCATCGGCTCCACCGAGAACTCGGCCGACGGCTCCCGCATCATCGTCAACGTCGATGGCGCGCAGAAATTCTACGAGCAGTACCGAATGGGTTCGTTCTTCTCGGATCCCGAGCTCTACAAGAAGGTCGAAGTGCTGCGCGGACCGGCCTCTTCGACGCTTTACGGCTCGGGCGCGCTCGGCGGCGTCATCAATTTCGTCACCAAGGACGCTTCCGACTTCCTCAAGGAAGGCAAAAACAACGCGCTGCGGCTGAAGAGCTCCTATGAGACCAACGGCGATGGGCTGCTGGGCTCGGCCATCTACGCCCGCCGCCTCAACGACAACATGGAATTCCTCGCGACGGGCAATTATCGCACCTCCGACGAGTTCACGCTGGGCGACGGCACTGAGCTTCTCGGTTCCGATTTCAAGGCCTGGTCGGGGCTTGTGAAAGGAACGGCACGGTTCGGCGACAACAACGAGCAGGCGGTTCGGCTTTCCTACCAGCGTTGGGACAGCGATGCCGACGACCAGGCCTACGCCCAGACCGGCACGCAGGCGGTGTTCGGCACGGTCGATCGCCATGTCATCGACAGCACCGCAATCCTCAGCTACGAGAACCCGGTCAGCGACAATCCGTGGCTCGACGTCAAGGCGAGCATCTCCTATTCTGACACGGCGGTGGAACAGCGCAATGGAACGCTGCTCGGCTCGAACATCATCAATGCGGATTACGGCTACCGCACCTGGCAAGCCAATCTGCAGAACACGTCCGAGTTCACCGGCGAATCCTATGAGAACTTCCTGACCTATGGCGTGCAGGTCAGCCATCAGGATCGCACCGGGGTCAGCCAGCTCGTCACCGGCACCGGCGACGCCATCAACACCCATCCGGAAGGCACCGACAACAAGCTCGGTCTGTTTGCACAGAACGAATATGTCTGGAACGAAAAGCTGACGCTGATCGCCGGTATGCGCGGCGATTTCGTCTGGCGCCAGCCCGGCGAAGAGGCCGAAGCGCTTGGCAATGCGGCCGACGTCAACGATCAAGCCTGGTCGCCGAAGATCGCGGCGCTCTACAAGTTGAACGACAATTTCGGCGTGTTCGGCTCCATTGCCCATACCGAACGGCTGCCGACGCTTGACGAACTCTACACCTGGTCAAAGGGCGTCAGCCTCGACCTGAAAAAGGAAAAGTCCAACAACTACGAAGTCGGCTTTACCACCTCCGGCAACGACATTCTCCAGGAGGGCGATGCGCTGAGCCTGAAGACGACCGGCTTCTACAATGATCTGGACGATCTCATCCAGCTGACGGCGACCGGTGCTTCCCGCTACTTCTACAATGTCGGCAAGGCACGGATCTATGGTGTGGAGATCGAGGGCGCCTACGATTCCGACTACGTCTTCGCCAACCTTGCCTATACAGGCGTGAAGGGTGAGAACCTGACGCCCGGCCTGAACTACGGCAAGCCGCTCTCGACCATCCCGGCGCACAAGATCGTCTTTTCGCTGGGCGCACGCGTGCCGGATCGCGATCTGGAGTTCGGCGGCAGGGTGACCCACGCCTTCGAGGCGCCCAACAGCATCCAGGGTACGGCATCTTCGTCGGCAACACCGAGCGCTATCGTGGTTCCGGCGGATGCCTGGACCACCGTGGACCTTTTCGCATCGTGGAAGCCGCAGTCCGGCCAGTTCGAAGGCTGGCAGGCGCAGTTCGGCATCAACAACATCTTCAACGCCTACTACCGCGACGCGATCGCACTCGACTACGCCAAGGGCCGGACTTTCAAGCTGACATTGGCAAAACAACTGGACTGGTGA
- the hemP gene encoding hemin uptake protein HemP has product MNTHNPSDFRYRVRRSEDTTARFDRVPLAVRTLSSNTLFQGEHEIGIEHHGALYRLKITRQGKLILNK; this is encoded by the coding sequence ATGAACACGCACAATCCCAGTGACTTCCGCTACCGCGTTCGCCGTTCCGAAGACACCACGGCTCGGTTCGATCGGGTGCCGTTGGCGGTGAGGACCTTGTCCAGCAACACGCTGTTCCAGGGCGAGCATGAGATCGGCATCGAACATCACGGCGCGCTCTACCGGCTGAAGATCACCCGCCAGGGCAAGCTGATCCTCAATAAGTAG
- a CDS encoding hemin-degrading factor: MDQRVRPSPHEIRRARTDNPKARERDLAAQLGISEAELVAAHCGDGVVRVEPRVNDLLTGLEAVGEVMALTRNESAVHEKIGVYDKVVTGNHNAMVLGENIDLRIFPKIWAHGFAVEKRDGGDIRRSLQFFDAAGEAVHKVHLRPASNLYAYQKLVAGLESSNQEPIVAISEVEGEAEIADAPASVDDLRDRWSRLTDVHQFFGMLKTLKLSRRQAVRMVGQDFAWLLDNDAVTAMFHHAAAGDLPIMCFVGNRGCIQIHSGRVKSIKPMGPWINVLDETFHLHLRTDHIHEVWAVRKPTKDGHVTSLEAYGVDGKMIIQFFGKRHEGEGERDDWRFLAENLPRIPNPTAA; the protein is encoded by the coding sequence ATGGACCAGCGCGTGAGACCGTCGCCGCATGAAATCCGGCGGGCGCGGACAGACAATCCGAAAGCGCGCGAGCGTGATCTTGCCGCCCAACTCGGCATTTCGGAAGCGGAGCTTGTCGCGGCGCATTGCGGCGACGGCGTCGTCCGCGTCGAACCACGCGTCAATGATCTTCTGACCGGCCTCGAGGCTGTCGGCGAGGTGATGGCGCTGACCCGCAACGAAAGCGCGGTGCACGAGAAGATCGGCGTCTATGACAAGGTCGTCACCGGCAACCACAACGCCATGGTGCTCGGCGAAAACATCGACCTGCGCATCTTCCCGAAAATCTGGGCGCACGGCTTTGCCGTGGAAAAGCGCGATGGCGGGGACATTCGCCGCAGCCTGCAGTTCTTCGACGCGGCAGGCGAGGCGGTGCACAAGGTGCATCTGCGACCCGCGTCCAACCTCTATGCCTACCAGAAACTGGTCGCCGGGCTGGAATCGTCGAACCAGGAACCGATCGTGGCGATTTCGGAGGTTGAGGGCGAGGCCGAGATCGCGGACGCTCCGGCGAGCGTCGACGACCTGCGCGATCGTTGGAGCCGGCTGACCGACGTGCATCAGTTCTTCGGCATGTTGAAAACGCTGAAGCTAAGCCGCCGCCAGGCTGTGCGCATGGTCGGCCAGGACTTCGCCTGGCTGCTCGACAATGACGCCGTTACCGCCATGTTCCATCATGCCGCCGCCGGCGATTTGCCGATCATGTGCTTTGTCGGCAATCGCGGCTGCATCCAGATCCATTCCGGCCGGGTCAAATCGATCAAGCCGATGGGGCCGTGGATCAATGTGCTGGACGAGACTTTCCACCTGCATCTGCGGACCGACCACATCCATGAGGTCTGGGCGGTGCGCAAGCCGACCAAGGACGGCCATGTCACGTCGCTCGAGGCCTATGGCGTCGACGGCAAGATGATCATCCAGTTTTTCGGCAAGCGCCATGAAGGCGAAGGCGAGCGCGACGACTGGCGGTTTCTGGCCGAGAACCTGCCGCGCATTCCAAACCCGACCGCAGCCTGA
- a CDS encoding heme/hemin ABC transporter substrate-binding protein, with protein MTMVSFLRPSGLLRLTLGSVIGLTLVLAPPPARATEGTAVFADTSKIAAIGGSITEIVYALGEQGHLVARDSTSRYPEAALKLPDVGYMRQLSPEGVLSVNPTGILALHGSGPKEAVDVLKKTSIPFIEVPERYDSEGILEKIRIVGKALGVDAKAEVLATEIDAKLKAAEKQTVSIKDRKRILFVLSIQGGKVLASGSDSAADGIIKLSGGVNAVEGFSGYKQMSDEAIITARPDVILMMNNAGRATSDEELFANPAISSTPAGAARKLIRMDGGYLLGFGPRTASAIHDLAVSLYGGQVTD; from the coding sequence ATGACAATGGTTTCTTTTCTCAGGCCCTCTGGGTTGCTCAGGCTGACACTCGGATCGGTGATCGGTCTGACGCTGGTTTTGGCTCCGCCGCCGGCCCGCGCCACTGAAGGCACGGCCGTCTTTGCTGACACGTCGAAGATCGCAGCCATCGGCGGTTCGATCACCGAGATCGTCTATGCGCTCGGCGAGCAAGGCCATCTGGTTGCCCGCGATTCGACCAGCCGTTATCCGGAAGCTGCACTCAAGCTGCCGGATGTCGGCTACATGCGCCAACTGTCGCCGGAAGGTGTGCTGTCGGTCAATCCGACGGGTATCCTGGCGTTGCATGGCAGCGGCCCGAAGGAAGCGGTCGATGTGCTGAAGAAAACCAGCATCCCCTTCATCGAGGTGCCAGAGCGCTATGACAGTGAAGGCATCCTTGAAAAGATCCGCATCGTCGGCAAGGCGCTTGGCGTCGACGCGAAAGCCGAAGTGCTGGCGACCGAGATCGATGCCAAGCTGAAGGCGGCGGAAAAACAGACCGTTTCGATCAAGGATCGCAAGCGCATCCTGTTCGTGCTGTCGATACAGGGCGGCAAGGTTCTGGCGTCAGGCAGCGACAGCGCAGCCGATGGCATCATCAAGCTGTCCGGCGGCGTCAATGCGGTCGAAGGCTTTTCCGGCTACAAGCAAATGTCCGACGAGGCGATCATCACCGCCCGGCCGGATGTGATCCTGATGATGAACAATGCCGGCCGTGCCACGTCGGACGAGGAGCTGTTCGCCAATCCGGCCATTTCATCGACGCCCGCGGGGGCCGCCCGGAAGCTGATCCGTATGGATGGCGGCTATCTGCTGGGCTTCGGGCCGCGCACGGCCTCCGCCATCCACGACCTCGCCGTCTCGCTGTATGGCGGGCAGGTCACGGACTGA
- a CDS encoding FecCD family ABC transporter permease: MAEQSIAGPASTMAPLSEGDRSGRARIVILLLCVGLALAVLLSLTSGASDASAVSVVRDWLFGAVPGDEALNARDRLIVYDIRLPRVIIGVLIGAALAVSGAVMQGLFRNPLADPGLIGVSAGSSLGAVAVIVLGATVLAPFVAALGTLALPLAAFCGGLATTLVLYQVATRQGRTSVATMLLAGIALAALAMALTGILIFMADDRQLRDLTFWQLGSLAGATWPKIGSVGPIIVAALAAMPFLARGLNALALGEATAGHLGIPVQRLKYTAIVGVAAAVGASVAVSGGIGFVGIVVPHLLRLLIGPDNRYLLPASALLGASLLLLADAVARTIVAPAELPIGIVTAVAGAPFFLWILLRKRGVIDL, encoded by the coding sequence ATGGCCGAACAATCGATCGCCGGTCCGGCAAGCACCATGGCGCCGCTGTCCGAAGGCGACCGCTCAGGGCGTGCACGCATCGTCATCCTGCTGCTGTGCGTGGGGCTGGCACTTGCCGTGCTGTTGTCGTTGACCTCCGGTGCGTCGGATGCGTCGGCCGTCAGCGTCGTTCGCGACTGGCTGTTTGGGGCGGTGCCGGGCGACGAGGCGTTGAACGCCCGCGACCGCTTGATCGTCTACGACATCCGGCTGCCGCGCGTCATAATCGGTGTCCTGATCGGCGCGGCTCTGGCCGTGTCCGGCGCGGTCATGCAAGGGCTGTTTCGCAATCCGCTTGCCGACCCTGGGCTGATCGGCGTCTCGGCCGGATCGAGCCTTGGTGCGGTGGCCGTCATCGTGCTTGGCGCCACCGTGCTGGCGCCTTTCGTCGCGGCGCTCGGTACGCTGGCCTTACCACTGGCGGCGTTCTGCGGCGGGTTGGCGACGACATTGGTGCTCTATCAGGTGGCGACGCGGCAAGGCCGAACCTCGGTCGCCACCATGCTGCTCGCCGGCATAGCGTTGGCAGCACTTGCCATGGCGCTGACCGGCATCCTGATCTTCATGGCCGACGACCGGCAGTTGCGCGACCTGACCTTCTGGCAGCTCGGCTCGCTGGCCGGTGCGACCTGGCCGAAGATCGGCTCCGTCGGGCCAATCATCGTGGCGGCGCTGGCGGCGATGCCGTTCCTGGCGCGCGGCCTCAACGCGCTGGCGCTCGGCGAAGCCACCGCCGGCCATCTCGGCATCCCGGTGCAACGGTTGAAATACACGGCGATCGTCGGCGTCGCGGCAGCGGTCGGCGCTTCTGTCGCGGTCAGCGGCGGCATCGGCTTTGTCGGCATCGTCGTGCCGCATCTGCTGCGCCTGCTGATCGGCCCGGACAATCGTTATCTGCTGCCGGCTTCGGCACTGCTTGGCGCCTCGCTGCTGCTGCTGGCCGATGCCGTCGCTCGCACGATCGTGGCGCCCGCCGAACTGCCGATCGGCATCGTCACGGCAGTCGCCGGTGCGCCATTCTTCCTCTGGATCCTGCTGCGCAAGCGCGGCGTGATTGATTTGTGA